The following proteins are co-located in the Phragmites australis chromosome 10, lpPhrAust1.1, whole genome shotgun sequence genome:
- the LOC133931014 gene encoding WAT1-related protein At3g30340-like has protein sequence MGSLLGDGLPVAVMLCLNIVAAIMVSLVKVAMDGGMNPLVLVTLQQLTASAFLAPIAYFKERKSRPKLTLEIFGYIFVSAALGSALRQYMIFVGLQYTTATFVTAFSNIAPVLTFLLAVATRSEALNLKSKMGMAKLVGTLVSLGGAMVLTFYKGVALTHAAPPQHLHSRQHGGAADSMSRGKWTLGTVAILGNCVCLSCWFLFHGRLARKYPHVYSCNALMSALSFLQVAVVGLCTQRRISPWIVKSKFQILTVLYAGILGCGVSFVLLTWCIEKRGPVFVAAFIPIVQIIVSVIDFCILHEQLYLGSVLGSVLVIGGLYLLLWGKRQEALNCPPKAAQNDDKEQQQQQEEQQVHN, from the exons ATGGGGTCTTTGCTTGGCGATGGCTTGCCGGTGGCTGTCATGCTTTGCCTCAACATCGTGGCGGCCATCATGGTGTCTCTCGTCAAGGTGGCCATGGACGGCGGCATGAACCCGCTTGTGCTCGTCACCCTGCAGCAGCTCACGGCGTCTGCCTTCCTCGCGCCGATCGCCTACTTCAAAGAGAG GAAATCGAGGCCAAAGCTGACGCTGGAGATCTTCGGCTACATCTTCGTCAGTGCCGCACTCGG GTCAGCTCTGAGGCAGTACATGATCTTCGTCGGCCTGCAGTACACCACGGCCACCTTCGTTACAGCTTTCTCCAACATCGCCCCAGTCCTCaccttcctcctcgccgtcgcaaCACG TTCAGAGGCACTGAACCTCAAGAGCAAGATGGGCATGGCGAAGCTGGTGGGCACGCTGGTCTCCCTGGGCGGCGCCATGGTGCTTACCTTCTACAAGGGCGTCGCCCTCACCCACGCCGCGCCGCCTCAGCACCTCCATTCCCGGCAGCATGGGGGAGCTGCAGACTCGATGAGCCGCGGGAAGTGGACGCTGGGCACGGTGGCGATCCTGGGGAACTGCGTGTGCCTCTCCTGCTGGTTCCTGTTCCACGGCAGGCTTGCCAGGAAGTACCCGCACGTGTACTCGTGCAACGCGCTCATGTCCGCGCTCAGCTTCCTCCAGGTCGCCGTCGTCGGCCTCTGCACCCAGAGGAGAATCTCCCCGTGGATCGTCAAGAGCAAGTTCCAGATCCTCACCGTCCTATACGCT GGCATCTTGGGATGCGGCGTGTCGTTCGTGCTGTTGACATGGTGCATCGAGAAGCGTGGCCCCGTGTTCGTCGCCGCCTTCATACCGATTGTGCAGATCATCGTCTCGGTCATCGACTTCTGCATCCTTCACGAACAGCTCTACCTTGGAAG TGTGCTGGGATCTGTTCTTGTGATTGGTGGTCTGTATCTTCTGCTCTGGGGCAAGAGGCAGGAGGCCTTGAACTGCCCACCAAAAGCTGCTCAAAATGATGAtaaagagcagcagcagcagcaggaggagcagCAAGTGCACAACTGA